AGGAGCCGTGAAAGGTCCTGCAGTGGTGGAAATGGCAGTGGCCGGCCGGCACCTCGCAAGCCACCGGCTCCACCTGGGCGGGCAGATCGGAGCGCTTCAGCAGCCACTCGGGATCGGCCACGTCCACCTCCTCGCGGGAGTAGTCCAACTCCCAGCGGTGGCTTCCCGGAACCACGTACATGCAGCCGTTGTCCACGGTGGCATCGTCGATGGCGATCCAGCAGGTGGCCAGGTCCGGAGGGTAGACGTGGTCCCAGTAGGTGTAGTCCTGGTGCCACCCCAGCTTGGTCTTCTCGTCGAAGGCCGGCTTGTAGATCATCTGGTCTTCCCACAGCCGCACCGGGCCTTCCATGAGTTCGTTGGCCAGCGTGCTGACAGCTTCGTTGCCCAAGACCTTGCGAAACACCGAGTCGTGGCGGGAAAGGTTGACGACCTTCACCGAGGGCAACTGGCCCTTGGCGTCCGACCGTTCCACCGTTTCGCCCTTGTAGAGCTCGGGAAAGGAGATGCTGCCGTCCAGGATGCCCTGGATGCGCTGCTTCAACTCCGCGATGGTGGCGTCCGACAGCACTCGAGGCCCCAGCAGATATCCGTTGGTATGGAAGAATTCAATTTGTTCCTGGGTGAAATGCACGGTTTCTCCTTGAATTAAAATTTTCTGCCCGGCCGCATACCGAACGATGGCCGACTCGTGAACCGCAAGAGACCCTCCGAACCAGCGGTATCGACCTGACATTCTAGTCTTACCCACGGCGGCGCGGCAAGAGAGACTTGATTGGCCTACCTGCCGAACTCGCTCAAGAAGGCCCTGTGGGCCTCCTCGGGGCTGCCTTCCAATACGGCAATCCGGCCCCTCCTGCGAACGGATTCTCCGGAGGCCATGTCCCCAAAGAAGGGATTGGAGTGGACGCATCCGTAGGCCGGGGTGATGTTGCTCTGGAGGAACTGGCTGTCGTCCCATCCCATCCAGAGCGTCCGGTTGGAGCCGGCGGCGCTCACCCACAGGAATCCGTCGTCGGGGCGTTCGACCGTGTGGCTCCACTTGGCTCCGGGTCGAGTGGGGTCCCCATGCAGCTTCTGGGGAGTGTGGTCCCGGACGAAAGAGAACAGGTATACGGGGCGACCTCCGATGGTCTCCATCTCGGCAAAGGACCGGACGCGTCCGCCGCACACGCATCCGGTCCGTTCCCTGGTCAAGTCGACAAAGGAAGCCGCTTGGGTCAGTTGGAGGCAAACGGCCGAAATTACCTGATTCCAGTCCCGCGGACTTGCGTTGGTGAGCTCGAGGCTGAGATCGAATCCGAGCCGGTGTGACCGGATGCTGGCGTCAATGGCGAGGCTCCCCGGGATTTCGACCCTGTAACCCAGGGTCGAGCCGTCCCGAGGTTGCCATACGGGGCAGGGGGATGGGCCGTCGAAAAATACGGGCCGCTCCGAAGTGGCCCCGATCTCGACCAGCTCCGGAAACCAGAGTGCGGCTCGGTCTCGGCCATCGGCATCCAGAGACAGAATGGTTTGAGTAGAGCGTATTTCCACGGGCGGCGGCATGGATGGTTTCTCCTGAGGGCAGATCGGGTTCGGAGGTCGGGCGGGTTCTCTATCGTCCAGTCAGGCCGGCCCGTCTGAGAAGGCTAAGGGCGGGCGGATAGTTGGCGGCGGCCGAACGCCGTATCAGGGCCCAGCCCTCGGCCGTCTTGAACCGTCGCAGCAAGGTGGTTCCCAGGTTATAGAACAGCTGCGGCGAGCGGTTGCCTTTCGCCAGGGACTGGCGGAACGCCGCCTCGGCCCGGTCGTATCGGTCCAGGTGGAGGTAGCAGACCCCCAACTGGAAATGGATCGGGGCGGTTTTGGAAGGGACGGGAAGTCGTTCCCACTGTTCGACGGCCTCCCGGAAGCGGGAGAGGCGGTAGAGCGTCGAGGCCAGGTTCAGTCGTGCCCAATGCGCTTGCGGGTGGGATCGCAGCCCGCTGGTGTAAGCCCGGGCCGCCTGGCGCAGTTGGCCCAGTTGTTGGTGGCAGTAGGCGAGATGGAGCTGATAGGAAGCCTGACGGTCTCCGGGTTGGCTGTCCCCGGCCAGGTCGCTGAAGGCAGCCAGCGCCGCCGCCCAGTTCTTGGCCTCCATGTGGCGGAAGGCCATCTCGCGGCGGCCCTCCAACTCGATCTCCCCGATTCTCCGCTGGACACCTGCGTCGTCCGGCCGAAGGTCGGCAATCTTCCTCAGAACTCTGAGGGCTTCCTCTTTCTGCCCCTGGGTGTAGAGACAATAGCTGATCCATTGCAGCAGTCCCGGGTTCAACGGATTTCTGCTTTCGACCCGGCGAAACCGCTCCAGGGCGGCTTCGGGCTGTTGCTGGTCCTGCTTCCAGTAGGCTTCGATCAGCGATTGGTTGAGATGGGCTCGGGGGACTTTTGCCAGGATGCGCAGGGCCGAGCCGAAGTCGGAACGCCCGGCCAGGATCCAGGTGGCTTCCTGCATGGCCTTGGTGTTGGAGGGATCCCTTTCCAGGGTCTGGAGATAGAGCTGCAAGGCCGGTTGCGGACGATCCAGCCTCTGATAGGCGTCTGCCAGCAAGAGACTGCCGCTGGTGAACTCCGGGTGGCGCTCCACGGCCGGCTCCAGCAGAGGCAGAGCCTGAAGAATTTTCCCTTGGCCCATCAGGCTCAGAGCTTCGATGTAGTCCTCAAACGCCTGGTAGAGCTCCCGGGCCTTGCCTGCCGATTCGGCCGCCTCCCGCTCCTGCCCCAGTTGGCTGTGCAGTTGGGCCAGCTCGGAATGGTAGAGGGGGTTCTCGGGGTCCGCTCCGGACGCCAGCTTCAGCGATTCCAGGGCGGTGGCCGTGCGACCGGCGGCGCGCTCCTTCTCACTCATCCGAAAGAGGATGGAAGCATCGGCCGGGTCCAGCCGACGGGCGATCCTGAGTTGTTCATAGGAGTCTTCCTCACGTCCCTGGATTCCCAACAGCAGGGAATAGAGTTGACGAAATCGAGGCTCACCGGGGTCGATCTCGATGGCGCGACGGGTGTGTTCCACCGCCAGATCCAGACGCTCCTGGATCAGGAAGAGGAAGGCCAGGCGATAGTGGACCCTCTCGTCGCCGTTCCTGAGCCGGTTGGATTGTTGAAAATGACGGATCGCCTGGGGAAGCCTGCCCTGCTGCAGATAGGCCTCCCCCAGGCTGCGGTGGGCTTCCGGGTCCAGCGGCAGCAGTGCCAAGACCCGCTGAAGATGCTCCTCGGCTTTGTCCGCTCGTCCGGATTCGATCAGGAGCAGGCTGAGCGGAAGGAGCAGACGGGGCTCGCCCGGGTGCCTCTCCATACCGGCCTGGAGCAACG
The Acidobacteriota bacterium DNA segment above includes these coding regions:
- a CDS encoding phytanoyl-CoA dioxygenase family protein, whose translation is MSGRYRWFGGSLAVHESAIVRYAAGQKILIQGETVHFTQEQIEFFHTNGYLLGPRVLSDATIAELKQRIQGILDGSISFPELYKGETVERSDAKGQLPSVKVVNLSRHDSVFRKVLGNEAVSTLANELMEGPVRLWEDQMIYKPAFDEKTKLGWHQDYTYWDHVYPPDLATCWIAIDDATVDNGCMYVVPGSHRWELDYSREEVDVADPEWLLKRSDLPAQVEPVACEVPAGHCHFHHCRTFHGSYGNKTDNPRRSYVMHLMPGHIRRGGEDWNDRMASVEGVAVGEIVQGPSYPELPVSA
- a CDS encoding tetratricopeptide repeat protein — its product is MRNHRRLLLPAVAGLVLALGGIPSPAQTIPEYEQQADQLRRDHRVEEAIALLQAGMERHPGEPRLLLPLSLLLIESGRADKAEEHLQRVLALLPLDPEAHRSLGEAYLQQGRLPQAIRHFQQSNRLRNGDERVHYRLAFLFLIQERLDLAVEHTRRAIEIDPGEPRFRQLYSLLLGIQGREEDSYEQLRIARRLDPADASILFRMSEKERAAGRTATALESLKLASGADPENPLYHSELAQLHSQLGQEREAAESAGKARELYQAFEDYIEALSLMGQGKILQALPLLEPAVERHPEFTSGSLLLADAYQRLDRPQPALQLYLQTLERDPSNTKAMQEATWILAGRSDFGSALRILAKVPRAHLNQSLIEAYWKQDQQQPEAALERFRRVESRNPLNPGLLQWISYCLYTQGQKEEALRVLRKIADLRPDDAGVQRRIGEIELEGRREMAFRHMEAKNWAAALAAFSDLAGDSQPGDRQASYQLHLAYCHQQLGQLRQAARAYTSGLRSHPQAHWARLNLASTLYRLSRFREAVEQWERLPVPSKTAPIHFQLGVCYLHLDRYDRAEAAFRQSLAKGNRSPQLFYNLGTTLLRRFKTAEGWALIRRSAAANYPPALSLLRRAGLTGR